Sequence from the Methanosarcina siciliae T4/M genome:
CCGCAAGCTTACGTTTCCGTTCAAAGCAAGCCGCTGCAGCGTCAAAATCAAGGTCGTCTACCGTCCTGTCAGGAAGAACCTGTTCGTCAAAAGACTTACCCTCAGCAGTGCGCTTAAGCTCTGCAATGAGTTCCCTGTCCGCCTTTCTGTTAGTGGAACCCAGCCGGACATAAACTCCATTATCCGGCCCTTCTTTTTTCAGCCAGTGAGGCCTGGAGCCGCTTGGATAGACCTCCACCCCAAGAAATGTTTTATCTTCAAAAGAGATCAGCTCCACGTTAGGCACCAGGCGAGGCTCGATATTGTCAGCAATCAGGCTGCATACCCGCTCTTCTTCGTCCAGCGGGTTCTCAACGCCCAAAACTTCTCTTGAATCGTCCTCCACCCCTATAAACAAGCGTCCTCCTGCGGTATTGGCAAAAGCTACCAGCGTTTTAAGTATATTTCTGGGCGAGGACAGGTCCTGCTTGAACTCCAGCGTTTTGCCTTCGGGCCTGGAGAGCAGTTGAGCAATTGAGTGAGTCATTTCTTCTCCATCCGGTCAGCTCTACTAACTCTTATAAGGATCATACCTCCTTTTGCGTTGGCAAAAGCTACAGCTGATTTTGCGGTTCTGTCATCGAATTTTTCTTTGAATTCAAGGGTTTCGGATTCGCCGGAATTGATAGGGGATTGAAGGTTCATTGCACCCTATTCCTTATTTTTCTGTAATTTAGTGCGGCTTGCGCGTCTTTGGTGCGTCTTTGGTGCGTCTTTAGTGCGGTTTTTGCGGTATTAATGCGGTATTAATGCGGTTTTTGCGGTATTAATGCGGTATCATTGTGGCTTGAGCTCAGGATTTATAGTGTAGTGGGTTCCCCTTCCCCTGCTCCCTATCTTTTCAAAGATTCCTTTCTCAACGAGGTCTTTGAGTTCCATTGTCGCAAGCCGTTCTTTAACTTCACATATTTCCTGATATTCCTTATTGGTAATCTTTCCCTTCTCTTTTACATGGAGTACAGCCTTAATTTGCCTTTCATTAAGACCGATATTCCTAAGATATTCTTCATTTAAAATCCCTTTTTTGAAGATCACACGAAAACCCTGATACTCTTCAAAAACTGGCTCCTGAACCCCTGCTTCCTTACAGTAACTTATCATTTTTTCAATGCCGCTGCCCCACTGCTCTATTATTCTGGTGTCAAAGAATACTTCTGCTATTCCTTTGTTCCTCAGTTTCGAGGCATGAGGCTTGAAAAGGTCTTCCATTGTAAGGCCGAGAGGCAGCCCTCCAGGACTCCATACTATCAGTTCATTTTCATAGATCCGGATCTCAATATGAGCCAGAGCTGTATAGTCCCTGTGACAAATCGCATTTACAACAGCTTCTCTGATAGCTTCTAACGGGTAGTCCCAGACCTCTTCTCTCTCTGGCTTTCCAGTCATTACGAATTTAACGCTGGTATTTTTTCTGACAAAACCCATTGCCTCTTCGATCTGATCAAAGAGCGTACCCTCAATCAGCCGGTCATCAATTACAAGAGTCTGGTCCTTGAACCGTCCACAATGGATTACAGCCTGGGAGAGAAAACGCCTCCCATCCTTGCAAAACAATAATCCTGCAGCCCAGGTAGGTTTCCCATCTTTTACAAGCTCCATTTT
This genomic interval carries:
- a CDS encoding AlbA family DNA-binding domain-containing protein, whose amino-acid sequence is MNLQSPINSGESETLEFKEKFDDRTAKSAVAFANAKGGMILIRVSRADRMEKK
- a CDS encoding AlbA family DNA-binding domain-containing protein gives rise to the protein MNLQNLIKSGESETLEFKEKFDDRTVESAVAFANAKGGMILIGVSDKGNITGVDIGKETLAKWANQVSDKTEPQLISEIEVLEFEGKKVVAVKIPEYPIKPVSVRGRCFKRVNNSNRSMNSQEIAEMHLQSTGMSWDRFPAAGKSLEDLDLGKVSRYIRKARVSGRKGFGEEEDPVQVLEKMELVKDGKPTWAAGLLFCKDGRRFLSQAVIHCGRFKDQTLVIDDRLIEGTLFDQIEEAMGFVRKNTSVKFVMTGKPEREEVWDYPLEAIREAVVNAICHRDYTALAHIEIRIYENELIVWSPGGLPLGLTMEDLFKPHASKLRNKGIAEVFFDTRIIEQWGSGIEKMISYCKEAGVQEPVFEEYQGFRVIFKKGILNEEYLRNIGLNERQIKAVLHVKEKGKITNKEYQEICEVKERLATMELKDLVEKGIFEKIGSRGRGTHYTINPELKPQ